One Succinivibrio dextrinosolvens DNA window includes the following coding sequences:
- a CDS encoding IS110 family transposase, producing MKPKLSDYELATIAYHRDTLGVNLVAVDVASRVMQVCYYDSDKKLLKNFQLTRSKFFEFVDKATGPMLFGIEASGSCNYLSRYFESKGHQCRIIPASKVKAFLKLDKNDKIDATGIFKAMLSSVESIPAKSLENQLLMNLFTIRDQLLKQHTQCLNAAHGILYEHGIVTGSACVASSGKIIQGFTDAQESFEHAPMASSHFSVIKTAVFNSLDNLKEQIETINKYLLKYGSSNNTCLNLATIPGVGIQTAVALNAAMGDPERFHGAREFAAYVGVTPIITGSGGKITVMGIRKSGIRSLKKSLYMGAMVYLSNAMKNGTESSWVKDRLKTKRKKVIICAIMNRLARIAYAVAKNGETFDETRCNLIKKLR from the coding sequence ATGAAACCTAAGCTTAGTGATTATGAACTTGCAACCATTGCTTACCATCGTGACACGCTTGGAGTAAATCTTGTTGCTGTTGATGTGGCAAGCAGAGTTATGCAGGTCTGTTACTATGACAGCGATAAGAAGCTGCTCAAAAACTTTCAGCTTACCCGCAGTAAATTCTTTGAATTTGTGGACAAGGCAACAGGGCCTATGCTTTTCGGAATAGAAGCCAGTGGTTCTTGCAACTACCTTAGCAGATATTTTGAAAGCAAAGGTCATCAGTGCAGAATAATTCCGGCATCAAAGGTCAAAGCGTTCTTAAAACTTGATAAGAACGATAAGATTGATGCTACAGGAATATTCAAGGCAATGCTGTCCTCGGTTGAAAGTATTCCTGCAAAGAGTCTTGAAAATCAGTTACTCATGAACCTTTTTACAATACGAGACCAGCTTTTAAAACAGCATACCCAGTGTCTGAACGCAGCTCACGGTATTCTGTATGAGCACGGTATCGTGACAGGCAGCGCTTGTGTTGCATCCTCTGGAAAAATCATCCAGGGTTTTACAGATGCACAGGAGTCATTTGAACATGCTCCTATGGCTTCATCTCATTTTTCTGTCATCAAGACTGCTGTATTTAATAGTCTTGATAACCTTAAGGAGCAGATTGAAACAATCAATAAGTACTTATTAAAGTATGGAAGCTCGAATAATACCTGTCTTAATCTTGCAACTATTCCTGGTGTAGGAATACAGACAGCAGTGGCATTGAATGCGGCTATGGGTGATCCTGAAAGATTCCATGGTGCCAGAGAGTTTGCAGCCTATGTGGGAGTGACCCCGATTATTACCGGGAGTGGCGGAAAAATTACCGTTATGGGGATTCGTAAATCAGGTATTCGCTCACTTAAGAAGAGCCTTTATATGGGTGCTATGGTCTATCTATCCAATGCCATGAAAAACGGTACAGAATCGTCATGGGTAAAGGATAGGCTTAAGACCAAGAGAAAGAAAGTCATTATCTGTGCCATTATGAATCGCCTTGCCAGAATCGCTTATGCGGTAGCAAAGAACGGAGAGACCTTTGATGAAACACGATGTAATCTGATAAAAAAACTGAGGTAA
- a CDS encoding transposase, with protein MNTINKLTSFANAIYKVLVGLDLASKEIQLSLADLDGIEHDFKLSPKNFFKFITEHANQNYVFAMEACGGSNYWATLIQRLGAEVYIFPAKSCRNHNCSKNKDDRGDARGVRNALLIYKTYPNSATFKHCIIRDEVNRQEMFLVKSYSDIKSNITATNRNLIAFLREQDALKGYSYEMTPSQTIRYIRDFISEYEHCKNKVSGLCSYLERQCAMLEMYAISLAGIENEFFEKYASTHQSCEKYQSVQGVGVPLAVAVSVYTQDNFDRFRNANSFVSFMQLVPVHHGTGGKNKVGKHSPEGNKILKALFYEGGNSLVVAHNKLISNNKLEDKKLDLKDKRLKIAYAKDIARQIFKVATDAPLKSEPAQEQKNAPAQSNTSSEITLSTSDKKFARNKISKFRSKLKKLENSIRSALVDPVLYEFLKDTAGEQLQSLLNSIKLSVNESTPWQNQLIAEIKSGTGYNEDCSVYEAALD; from the coding sequence ATGAATACTATCAACAAACTCACCTCTTTTGCAAATGCAATTTATAAAGTTTTAGTAGGTTTGGATCTGGCGTCAAAAGAAATTCAGCTAAGTCTTGCAGACTTAGATGGAATTGAACACGATTTCAAGCTTAGTCCCAAAAATTTCTTTAAGTTCATCACTGAACATGCTAATCAGAACTATGTTTTTGCAATGGAAGCCTGTGGCGGCTCAAACTACTGGGCAACTCTTATACAAAGACTTGGGGCTGAGGTATATATCTTTCCTGCAAAATCCTGTCGAAATCATAACTGCAGCAAGAACAAGGATGACAGAGGTGATGCCCGTGGTGTCAGAAATGCGCTGCTGATTTATAAAACATATCCGAACTCAGCTACCTTTAAGCACTGCATAATCAGAGATGAGGTGAACCGGCAGGAAATGTTTCTGGTTAAAAGCTATTCAGATATTAAAAGCAATATCACAGCCACCAACAGAAATCTGATAGCCTTCCTCAGAGAGCAGGATGCCCTTAAAGGTTACAGCTATGAGATGACACCATCTCAGACCATAAGATACATCAGAGACTTTATCAGTGAATATGAACATTGTAAAAACAAGGTAAGCGGACTTTGCAGTTATCTGGAAAGGCAGTGTGCAATGCTTGAGATGTATGCCATCAGCCTTGCAGGAATTGAGAATGAATTCTTTGAAAAATATGCCAGCACCCACCAGAGCTGTGAAAAATATCAGTCGGTACAAGGCGTAGGTGTTCCACTTGCTGTGGCGGTAAGTGTTTATACTCAGGATAACTTTGACAGATTCAGAAATGCCAACAGCTTCGTCTCGTTTATGCAGTTAGTACCTGTACATCACGGCACGGGAGGCAAGAACAAGGTTGGTAAACACTCCCCGGAGGGAAATAAGATTTTAAAGGCGCTTTTCTATGAAGGCGGCAACTCTCTTGTAGTAGCGCATAACAAACTCATTTCCAACAACAAGCTTGAAGACAAGAAACTAGACTTAAAAGACAAGCGTCTTAAGATTGCATATGCCAAGGATATAGCCAGACAAATCTTTAAGGTGGCAACTGATGCTCCTCTTAAATCTGAACCAGCTCAAGAACAGAAAAATGCTCCTGCACAAAGCAATACCTCGTCAGAGATTACTCTTTCAACATCAGATAAAAAGTTCGCACGAAACAAAATCAGTAAATTCAGATCGAAGTTAAAGAAACTTGAAAACAGTATTCGCTCAGCGCTTGTTGATCCTGTTCTTTATGAGTTTTTAAAAGACACTGCTGGGGAACAGCTGCAATCACTCTTGAACAGTATAAAACTCTCGGTAAATGAAAGTACCCCCTGGCAGAACCAGCTTATTGCAGAGATAAAGAGTGGCACAGGATATAACGAAGACTGCTCAGTTTATGAGGCAGCTTTGGACTAA
- the dctP gene encoding TRAP transporter substrate-binding protein DctP: protein MYPNGLAGSNEQVFSLVKMNSIQFMAISASLLENSSKQYAIFTVPYLFRSEEVYEKFICDPEVIAELQAQEKRKFFRPLSAFTAGTRNFYASFPIRTVDDLKDRNIRVQIGRNTGLMMEAFGANDYVMSFRDVYTALKRGAVEGAENNELALVDQKHGEFCKYYSYDGHQMIPDMLIGSEEFLSSLSPEDYEIFMAAAKEAQRVEIREWKSRVKKAIKQAEDMGVSFIKVDSQSFRNKVLPLHDSLLTDNPAIRKLYVMTLKYQ from the coding sequence ATTTATCCCAACGGTCTTGCCGGGTCAAACGAGCAGGTATTTTCCCTGGTTAAAATGAACTCGATACAGTTCATGGCCATATCTGCCTCTCTGCTTGAAAATTCTTCCAAACAGTATGCGATTTTCACTGTTCCATATCTGTTCCGTTCAGAAGAAGTCTACGAGAAATTTATCTGTGATCCTGAGGTGATTGCCGAACTGCAGGCTCAGGAAAAAAGGAAGTTTTTCAGACCGTTAAGTGCTTTTACCGCCGGAACAAGAAATTTCTATGCCTCTTTTCCTATCAGAACTGTAGATGATCTTAAGGACAGAAACATCAGAGTGCAGATTGGCCGCAATACAGGTCTGATGATGGAAGCCTTCGGTGCCAACGATTATGTCATGTCCTTCAGAGATGTCTATACGGCACTAAAGCGAGGTGCGGTAGAAGGTGCTGAGAACAATGAGCTGGCTCTGGTTGACCAGAAACATGGTGAGTTCTGCAAATACTACTCCTATGATGGTCATCAGATGATCCCTGATATGCTGATTGGTTCCGAGGAATTTCTCTCCAGTTTAAGTCCTGAGGATTATGAGATATTCATGGCAGCTGCCAAGGAGGCCCAGCGAGTTGAAATCAGGGAGTGGAAATCTCGTGTTAAGAAGGCGATTAAGCAGGCTGAAGATATGGGAGTTTCATTTATAAAGGTTGATTCACAGTCCTTCCGTAATAAGGTTTTGCCGCTGCATGACAGTCTTCTTACCGATAATCCTGCCATAAGAAAGCTTTATGTTATGACCTTGAAGTATCAGTAG
- the ilvY gene encoding HTH-type transcriptional activator IlvY: MIDLKDAAAFLRLCETSNLTRTATLCEVSPSTLSRTLNKLEAKLNTKLCIRDKKGIFITEAGHKFEEFARKTLNAYAELEHDLNGNMQTASGIVKIFCSVTASYLFIPRILNELHLTAPNLEIKLETGDPAEALLKLEDPDTDFVISALPNEIPDNIRYVDLVTFPLILIAPKKPRYNTENDLTSNDLSGVPFVMPEKGQLRYEVEKFFQTLEVPPHIYSEISGHEAIVSITALGFGISVVPRLVYDISPFKNDVVVIKELPWSNFRVALCSLKNRAKNPNIKIVHDLARRLAPSFSPDLTRRRTDLGIM; encoded by the coding sequence GTGATTGATTTAAAAGACGCAGCGGCATTCTTAAGGCTATGTGAGACCTCAAACCTCACCAGAACAGCAACTCTCTGTGAAGTGAGCCCTTCAACCCTGAGCAGAACCTTGAACAAGCTTGAGGCAAAGCTTAACACCAAACTGTGCATACGTGATAAGAAAGGAATCTTTATTACCGAAGCCGGTCACAAATTTGAAGAATTCGCCAGAAAGACCCTTAACGCCTATGCCGAACTTGAGCATGATCTGAACGGAAATATGCAGACTGCCAGCGGTATTGTTAAGATTTTCTGCTCGGTTACAGCTTCATATCTGTTCATTCCAAGAATACTCAATGAACTGCACCTGACTGCCCCTAATCTTGAGATCAAACTTGAAACAGGTGATCCTGCAGAAGCCCTCTTAAAACTTGAAGATCCGGATACCGACTTTGTAATCAGTGCTCTGCCAAATGAAATTCCAGATAACATCCGCTATGTTGATCTGGTAACTTTTCCCCTGATTCTGATTGCACCAAAAAAGCCCCGTTATAACACTGAAAATGATCTGACCTCAAACGATCTCTCAGGAGTCCCTTTTGTAATGCCTGAAAAGGGACAGCTGCGCTATGAGGTTGAAAAGTTCTTTCAGACACTAGAAGTTCCTCCTCATATTTATTCAGAAATTTCAGGTCACGAGGCTATTGTGTCAATCACAGCCTTAGGTTTTGGTATTTCTGTTGTACCTAGACTTGTCTATGATATCTCTCCATTCAAGAATGATGTGGTGGTAATAAAGGAACTGCCATGGTCAAACTTCCGTGTGGCCCTGTGCTCACTGAAGAATCGCGCCAAGAATCCTAACATCAAGATTGTTCACGATCTGGCCAGACGACTTGCCCCAAGCTTCAGTCCTGATCTGACCCGTCGCAGAACCGATCTTGGGATCATGTAG
- the ilvC gene encoding ketol-acid reductoisomerase: MANFNYFNTLNLREKLAQLGCCELMDRSEFADGCNFLKGKKIVIIGCGAQGLNQGLNLRDSGLDVSYALRQSAIDEKRASFKRATENGFKVGTYDELIPTADLVINLTPDKQHEAVVNAVQPLMKSGACLGYSHGFNMIELGMQIRKDITVVMVAPKSPGTEVREEFRRGFGVPTLLAVHPENDPNGEGWDYAKAWAAGTGGHKAGCLRSSFVAEVKSDLMGEQTILCGVLQAATVLCYDHAVALGADKAYACKLLQYGWETICEALKQGGITNMMDRLSNPAKIKAFHLAEELKALMKTLYRKHMDDIESGEFSRIMMEDWANNDVNLHTWRENYAKCAFENAPACDEKISEQEYFDKGTLMVAFCKAGIELAFETMTESGIYPESAYYESLHELPLIANTIARRRLYEMNVVISDTAEYGNYLFANAAIPLLKEFMSRQKLDVFGETLPGDNCVDNVELIKVNDAIRNHPIEIVGRKLRAYMSDMKTVAVGNN; encoded by the coding sequence ATGGCTAATTTCAATTATTTCAATACATTGAATTTACGCGAGAAGTTAGCACAGCTTGGCTGCTGTGAGCTGATGGATCGCAGTGAGTTTGCTGATGGCTGTAATTTCTTAAAAGGTAAGAAGATTGTAATCATCGGCTGTGGTGCTCAGGGTTTAAACCAGGGCTTAAACTTAAGAGATTCCGGTCTTGATGTAAGCTACGCATTACGTCAGTCCGCTATTGATGAGAAGAGAGCTTCCTTCAAGAGAGCAACCGAGAATGGCTTCAAGGTTGGTACCTATGATGAGCTGATCCCAACCGCTGATCTTGTAATCAATCTGACTCCAGATAAGCAGCATGAGGCTGTGGTTAATGCTGTTCAGCCTTTAATGAAGTCTGGTGCCTGCCTAGGTTACTCACACGGTTTCAATATGATTGAGTTAGGCATGCAGATTCGTAAGGACATTACCGTAGTTATGGTTGCTCCTAAGTCACCAGGTACAGAGGTTCGCGAGGAGTTCCGCCGTGGTTTCGGTGTTCCAACTCTGCTGGCTGTTCATCCAGAGAATGATCCAAACGGTGAAGGCTGGGATTATGCCAAGGCCTGGGCTGCTGGTACCGGTGGTCACAAGGCAGGCTGTCTGCGTTCTTCATTCGTTGCTGAGGTTAAATCAGACCTGATGGGCGAGCAGACCATTCTTTGCGGTGTACTTCAGGCTGCAACAGTTCTGTGCTATGACCACGCTGTAGCTTTAGGTGCTGACAAGGCTTATGCCTGCAAGCTTCTTCAGTACGGCTGGGAAACCATCTGTGAGGCTTTAAAGCAGGGCGGCATCACCAACATGATGGATCGTCTTTCAAATCCTGCAAAGATCAAGGCCTTCCACCTGGCTGAGGAATTAAAGGCTCTGATGAAGACCTTATACCGCAAGCACATGGATGACATCGAGAGCGGTGAGTTCTCCCGCATCATGATGGAAGACTGGGCAAACAATGACGTAAATCTTCACACCTGGAGAGAGAACTACGCTAAGTGTGCATTCGAGAACGCTCCTGCCTGTGACGAGAAGATTTCTGAGCAGGAATACTTCGACAAGGGCACTCTGATGGTTGCTTTCTGTAAGGCTGGAATTGAACTTGCTTTCGAGACCATGACCGAGTCTGGTATTTACCCAGAGTCAGCCTACTATGAGTCATTACATGAGCTTCCTCTGATCGCCAACACCATTGCTCGTCGTCGTCTATATGAGATGAACGTGGTAATTTCTGATACCGCTGAGTACGGCAACTATCTGTTCGCCAATGCTGCAATTCCTCTATTAAAGGAATTCATGAGCCGTCAGAAGCTGGATGTATTCGGTGAGACTCTTCCTGGTGACAACTGCGTTGATAACGTTGAGCTGATCAAGGTTAATGACGCAATCCGCAATCACCCAATTGAGATTGTTGGCCGCAAGCTGCGTGCTTACATGTCTGACATGAAGACTGTTGCTGTTGGTAACAACTAA
- a CDS encoding (deoxy)nucleoside triphosphate pyrophosphohydrolase — MKTINVVAAIIVSEDKRIFATQRGYGDYKGWWEFPGGKIEEGESREEALKREIMEELACPIKVGQFFDAIEYDYPKFHLHMDCFLCSLDGVEPSLLEHMSAKWLKLSELSEVRWLEADLSIIEKLKNSL, encoded by the coding sequence ATGAAGACTATTAATGTTGTTGCAGCCATTATCGTAAGTGAGGATAAAAGAATCTTTGCAACCCAGAGAGGCTACGGAGACTACAAAGGATGGTGGGAGTTTCCCGGAGGAAAAATCGAGGAAGGAGAATCCCGTGAAGAAGCCTTAAAAAGAGAAATCATGGAAGAGCTAGCCTGTCCTATAAAGGTTGGGCAGTTTTTTGATGCCATTGAGTATGACTATCCTAAATTTCATCTGCATATGGACTGTTTTCTCTGTTCCCTGGACGGTGTGGAGCCTTCCCTTTTAGAACACATGTCCGCAAAATGGCTTAAGCTTTCAGAACTGTCCGAGGTCAGGTGGCTTGAAGCCGATCTCTCTATTATAGAAAAGCTCAAAAACTCACTTTAA
- a CDS encoding ATP-dependent helicase has translation MRLNDAQQAAVDYISGPCLVLAGAGSGKTRVITTKIVKLIHSYNIPPQNICAVTFTNKAAAEMRDRVKKELGNEIASKITISTFHSLGLTILKNEYLEMGLSKNFTLFDQYDSLKVIRDIVREKYPQILVDNSEKNVVEEIASMISNWKTNLQRPEDIEDRTVRVEIYDDYQEYLKACNAADFEDLIFKTTLLLRDNDRVREKYTKLFRYVLVDEYQDTNETQYQLLKCLTSHYKTFTVVGDDDQSIYAWRGARPENIKVLAHEFPDLKVIKLEQNYRSTMHILNCANTLISHNEHIFNKTLFTNSSEGEMVKIMELRTEADEADRVVQLILAHQFRNHTEWKDYAVLYRSNGQSKMLEKAFHSARIPCFISGGTSFFEQVEIKDMLSWCRVICNPFDDMALLRVINVPRRGIGAETINYLFTKAKESGKSLYETALNPNISNDMIPRQKKSMTEFMVLLTKMRSLILSKKDLELAENLVELIGYNAYIKANTESKIAVEIKTNNIKQLMTWITDLIRGKKNGDTLSFVEAVDRLGLREMMDRNNDDQDNDAVQMMTLHASKGLEFPYVYLVGMEEGCLPHKNSLPSDDNPDVDNVDEERRLAYVGITRARKELTMLLARETSSRRGIPTAISPSRFLRELPAADIEYYSLGETPSISEDQYKSDFDEALRQLDEIL, from the coding sequence ATGCGTTTGAATGATGCACAGCAGGCGGCTGTTGATTATATCAGCGGTCCCTGCCTGGTTTTAGCCGGAGCCGGCTCTGGCAAAACCCGCGTAATTACCACCAAAATCGTAAAACTGATCCACAGCTACAATATTCCTCCACAGAATATCTGTGCAGTTACTTTCACCAACAAGGCTGCCGCAGAGATGCGTGATCGTGTCAAGAAAGAGCTTGGTAATGAAATTGCATCAAAAATCACTATCTCAACCTTTCACTCTCTTGGTCTTACCATCCTCAAGAATGAATATCTGGAGATGGGACTGTCAAAGAACTTTACTCTTTTCGATCAGTACGACTCTCTTAAGGTTATAAGAGACATCGTCAGAGAAAAATACCCTCAGATTCTGGTGGATAACTCCGAGAAGAATGTGGTTGAGGAAATCGCCTCAATGATCAGCAACTGGAAGACAAATCTTCAAAGACCTGAGGATATCGAGGATCGAACCGTCAGAGTAGAAATCTATGATGACTATCAGGAGTACTTAAAAGCCTGCAATGCTGCCGACTTTGAGGATCTGATCTTCAAGACCACCCTGCTGCTCAGAGACAATGACAGGGTAAGGGAAAAATATACAAAACTCTTCAGATACGTACTGGTGGATGAGTATCAGGATACCAATGAGACACAGTATCAGCTTTTGAAATGTCTGACCTCTCACTATAAAACCTTTACCGTAGTGGGTGATGACGATCAGTCCATCTATGCATGGAGAGGCGCAAGACCAGAAAACATCAAGGTCCTGGCCCACGAATTCCCCGATCTTAAGGTTATCAAGCTTGAACAGAACTACCGTTCCACCATGCACATTCTTAACTGTGCCAATACCCTTATCTCCCACAATGAACATATCTTCAACAAGACTCTGTTTACCAATTCCTCAGAAGGAGAGATGGTAAAGATCATGGAACTTAGAACTGAAGCAGACGAGGCTGACAGAGTTGTACAGCTGATTCTGGCCCATCAGTTCCGTAATCACACCGAGTGGAAGGATTATGCAGTGCTGTACCGCTCCAACGGTCAGTCCAAGATGCTTGAAAAGGCCTTTCATTCAGCAAGAATTCCCTGCTTTATCTCCGGTGGAACCAGTTTCTTTGAACAGGTGGAAATCAAGGATATGCTCAGCTGGTGCAGAGTAATCTGTAACCCTTTTGATGATATGGCACTGCTTCGAGTCATCAATGTACCTCGTCGCGGAATCGGAGCAGAGACCATTAACTATCTGTTTACCAAGGCAAAAGAGAGCGGAAAATCTCTATACGAAACCGCCCTGAATCCGAATATTTCCAATGACATGATCCCAAGACAGAAAAAATCCATGACAGAGTTTATGGTGCTTCTGACTAAAATGAGATCTCTCATACTGTCTAAAAAAGATCTTGAACTTGCCGAAAATCTTGTGGAGCTCATCGGCTACAATGCTTACATCAAGGCCAATACAGAAAGTAAGATAGCAGTTGAAATCAAAACCAACAACATTAAACAGCTGATGACCTGGATTACTGATCTAATCCGAGGTAAAAAGAACGGAGATACTCTTTCCTTTGTTGAGGCTGTAGATAGGCTTGGTCTGCGAGAGATGATGGATCGCAACAATGACGACCAGGATAATGATGCGGTGCAGATGATGACGCTACACGCCTCAAAAGGACTTGAATTTCCTTATGTTTATCTTGTTGGCATGGAAGAAGGCTGTCTGCCCCACAAGAATTCGCTGCCTTCCGATGATAATCCTGATGTGGATAATGTGGATGAGGAAAGACGTCTTGCCTATGTAGGTATTACCAGAGCCAGAAAGGAGCTGACCATGCTCCTCGCCAGAGAAACCTCCTCACGCCGAGGCATTCCAACAGCCATATCTCCTAGCCGTTTCCTAAGAGAACTGCCTGCAGCTGATATTGAGTACTATTCTTTAGGAGAAACTCCATCCATCTCCGAGGATCAGTACAAGAGTGATTTTGATGAGGCCCTGCGCCAGCTGGATGAAATACTATGA
- a CDS encoding toprim domain-containing protein, whose protein sequence is MLEQEFESKKKFLLSKLPDYLKAKGINTEASFSCLNPNDTSHLPSMKYDAATNTVKCFNCNTCYNIFDLIGLDNNLSSFSQQFAKAYELYVGKLPIGFVSILSKLNSEKENTPAPDIKNSKPYIKEPVFEIADEHQKQNTFIPFGQNDAIKSDDVFGSSKIDESRFGHIEPEPFGAGLLNGEHFNPSNMSASGVTPQRAVNSISPFDEARLHPFNARGSTASNTPNQPTFSGFGQAQNIAASLQSQKPAADNIQVTQKLNEIEQSPFQTFSREDTYDYSAYIRKCCEMAGATGYFKERGLSDEVIVKFRLGFDDNYYADGENSPDSVIWKAAIIPYGTHGYVARNTVSADARNRFRKKGFFNIYNNEILDQEGTVFITEGEMDALSLETLGMHAVALGGVGNIQQLMDKIRSVSVKHHYYICLDNDAAGEEAANKLGALMFQAGLSFNRINLAHPYKDLNEALCRDRDTLSQRLSSLEKMLTVKLDGLKSTVPAYRYINSSDDLTAMRFSPSLYSLCGHPMVLRRICASLMKNSSKKCIYAALNCQRNALESIINSSNSNASASFGDNLRFIEYTKENLISQLITGVGSMIIQGNTELVTFVDLTALTEQEAAGLIRKIEDENQVLKVSMILLCNQSAREAAEGICIQNLNVDISEGGEFTVKTINEQGRPAFFVKTSNFYTCV, encoded by the coding sequence ATGTTAGAACAAGAGTTTGAAAGTAAGAAAAAGTTTCTTTTAAGCAAGCTTCCAGATTATCTGAAGGCCAAGGGTATCAATACAGAAGCAAGTTTCAGCTGTCTGAACCCGAATGACACTTCTCATCTTCCTTCAATGAAGTATGATGCAGCAACCAACACTGTTAAGTGCTTTAACTGCAATACATGCTACAACATCTTTGATCTGATTGGACTGGATAACAATCTTTCAAGCTTTTCACAGCAGTTTGCCAAGGCCTATGAGCTTTACGTAGGGAAACTTCCAATTGGCTTTGTTTCGATTCTATCAAAGCTCAACTCCGAAAAGGAGAACACCCCTGCTCCTGACATCAAGAACAGTAAGCCATATATAAAGGAACCTGTATTCGAGATCGCCGATGAGCATCAGAAACAGAATACCTTTATTCCTTTCGGACAGAATGATGCCATCAAGTCTGACGATGTTTTCGGCAGTTCCAAGATTGATGAGAGCCGATTCGGTCATATTGAGCCAGAACCATTCGGTGCAGGGCTTCTGAACGGAGAGCACTTCAATCCTTCAAACATGAGTGCCAGCGGAGTTACTCCTCAGAGAGCCGTAAATTCCATTTCTCCTTTTGATGAAGCCAGACTGCATCCTTTTAACGCCCGTGGCAGTACCGCCTCAAATACACCTAACCAACCAACCTTCAGCGGTTTTGGTCAGGCCCAGAATATTGCAGCCTCTCTGCAGTCACAGAAACCTGCCGCAGATAATATTCAGGTTACACAAAAACTCAATGAGATTGAACAGTCCCCTTTCCAGACCTTCAGTCGAGAGGATACCTATGATTACTCTGCATATATCAGAAAGTGCTGTGAAATGGCTGGTGCTACCGGATACTTCAAGGAAAGAGGGCTTAGCGACGAGGTTATTGTAAAGTTCCGTCTTGGCTTTGATGATAACTACTATGCCGATGGTGAGAATTCACCTGACTCTGTAATCTGGAAGGCTGCAATCATTCCTTACGGTACCCATGGTTATGTGGCAAGAAACACTGTTTCTGCAGACGCTCGGAACCGATTCAGAAAGAAAGGCTTCTTTAATATCTATAATAACGAGATCCTCGATCAGGAAGGAACTGTATTCATTACTGAAGGGGAAATGGATGCACTTTCTCTTGAAACCCTTGGTATGCATGCGGTTGCATTAGGTGGAGTTGGAAACATTCAGCAGCTGATGGACAAAATCCGAAGTGTCAGTGTAAAGCACCATTATTATATATGTCTTGATAATGATGCTGCAGGAGAAGAGGCGGCCAATAAGCTTGGAGCACTGATGTTCCAGGCAGGACTGAGCTTCAACCGTATCAATCTAGCACATCCATACAAAGACCTGAATGAGGCTCTGTGCAGAGACCGTGATACTCTATCTCAGAGACTTTCCTCTTTAGAGAAGATGCTGACCGTTAAGCTTGACGGTTTAAAGAGTACCGTACCAGCCTACAGATATATAAACAGCAGTGATGATCTCACCGCCATGAGATTCTCTCCATCTCTTTATTCTCTATGCGGTCATCCAATGGTTTTAAGACGCATCTGTGCCTCTCTGATGAAGAACAGCTCTAAGAAATGCATATATGCAGCACTTAACTGCCAGAGAAACGCTTTAGAATCAATCATTAATTCCAGCAACTCCAATGCTTCGGCATCTTTTGGAGATAACCTCAGATTTATCGAATATACTAAGGAGAACCTAATCTCTCAGCTGATTACCGGTGTTGGTTCAATGATTATTCAGGGCAATACCGAGCTTGTGACCTTTGTGGATCTGACAGCCCTAACCGAACAGGAAGCAGCAGGACTTATCAGAAAGATAGAGGACGAAAACCAGGTTCTAAAGGTATCCATGATTTTACTGTGTAATCAGTCAGCCCGTGAAGCTGCCGAGGGTATATGCATTCAGAATCTGAATGTGGATATTTCCGAAGGCGGAGAGTTTACAGTAAAAACCATTAATGAGCAGGGACGACCAGCCTTCTTTGTCAAAACGAGTAACTTCTATACATGCGTTTGA